In Thermodesulfitimonas autotrophica, the following proteins share a genomic window:
- a CDS encoding methyl-accepting chemotaxis protein, producing MLNRFIQGRSRILVLTTLVLTLVAVFLVAYEFVTARHLLRQEEQNRYASLRVMVENKLEDVLATARVGVLSVARNPEIQAAFARRDREKLLALSRPIYEQIKKEGIEQFHYHLPPATSFLRVQSPQKYGDDLSSFRRTVVQANATRQIVEGIEEGAEAVSFRVVVPVFHGQKHIGSVEYGFELDDCIVSELAKKFGGFWYAYRAPRGGLPGTLLAAAGPKDDYPVPEASVEEALAENKMVVGYPQGGRYAALIIPLRDYAGQPVAYIKGVLDRQEIIAKTNGMLAKSLILLVLIVAAGAAVIYFLLRKDLLRPIGVLEEAIRVAGTGDFTIEPEKDCRGEMGRLITGFYQMVGDIRAALSTVKANTDALGEVSDQLSESTRQVSEGVSETTANISEIANTVAQVSQNMQDLSVKAEETNRLATEGQRKMDLIEEKIGAVAASASRVGAAVKEFNASAVEISRIVDLIDQIAEQTNLLALNAAIEAARAGEHGRGFAVVAEEVRRLAEQSSKSTKEINQLIARVQQEAQAAVGAMEEGEKATAASVEAVADGKASFNGILERISGMAASVQQVAAATEELSAGVQNIVATAEEETATLEEITAVTDTMAEVAKVLRSAVEKFKV from the coding sequence GTTAGAGGATGTCCTCGCCACGGCCCGGGTAGGCGTTTTGAGCGTCGCGCGCAACCCCGAGATCCAGGCGGCCTTCGCCCGCAGGGACAGGGAAAAGCTTCTGGCTCTCAGCCGGCCGATTTACGAGCAGATTAAGAAGGAAGGGATTGAGCAGTTTCACTACCATCTGCCGCCGGCCACTTCTTTCCTCCGGGTCCAGTCCCCGCAGAAGTACGGCGACGACCTCTCTTCTTTTCGCCGTACGGTGGTGCAGGCCAACGCGACGCGGCAGATCGTGGAAGGGATCGAGGAAGGGGCGGAAGCGGTTTCTTTCCGGGTGGTGGTACCGGTCTTTCACGGACAGAAACATATCGGGAGCGTAGAGTACGGTTTTGAGCTTGACGACTGCATTGTAAGCGAGCTGGCAAAGAAATTCGGCGGCTTCTGGTACGCTTACCGGGCGCCGCGGGGCGGTTTGCCGGGCACTCTCTTGGCTGCGGCGGGGCCCAAAGATGACTATCCGGTGCCTGAAGCTTCTGTAGAAGAGGCACTAGCGGAGAACAAGATGGTGGTAGGCTACCCGCAGGGTGGCCGGTACGCGGCGCTGATCATCCCCCTGCGCGACTACGCCGGTCAACCGGTCGCTTACATTAAAGGCGTTCTCGATAGGCAGGAAATTATCGCCAAGACGAACGGCATGCTGGCGAAGAGCCTCATCCTCCTCGTGTTGATTGTAGCGGCCGGTGCGGCGGTCATCTACTTCCTGCTCCGTAAAGACCTTCTGCGCCCCATCGGCGTGCTGGAGGAAGCAATCCGGGTGGCTGGTACAGGCGACTTCACGATTGAACCGGAAAAAGATTGCCGGGGAGAGATGGGGCGGCTTATTACCGGTTTTTACCAAATGGTGGGGGACATCAGGGCTGCCCTGAGCACCGTGAAAGCCAACACGGATGCCTTAGGCGAAGTGTCTGATCAGCTTTCCGAAAGCACGCGCCAGGTCTCCGAAGGCGTCTCGGAAACGACGGCCAACATTTCGGAGATTGCCAACACGGTGGCGCAGGTTTCCCAGAATATGCAGGACCTCTCGGTTAAGGCCGAGGAAACGAACCGGCTGGCGACCGAAGGGCAGCGGAAAATGGACCTCATTGAGGAGAAGATCGGGGCCGTTGCCGCTTCGGCCAGCCGGGTCGGCGCGGCGGTAAAGGAATTTAACGCGAGTGCGGTAGAGATCTCGCGCATCGTTGACCTGATCGACCAGATTGCCGAGCAGACTAATCTTTTAGCCCTCAACGCGGCCATCGAGGCGGCCAGGGCCGGGGAGCACGGGCGCGGCTTCGCGGTGGTGGCGGAGGAGGTTCGCCGGCTCGCCGAACAGTCGAGCAAATCGACCAAGGAGATCAACCAGTTGATCGCCCGGGTGCAGCAAGAGGCGCAGGCGGCCGTCGGCGCGATGGAGGAGGGCGAGAAGGCTACGGCAGCGAGCGTAGAAGCCGTGGCGGACGGGAAGGCTTCCTTCAACGGGATTCTTGAGCGGATCAGCGGCATGGCGGCCAGTGTGCAGCAGGTGGCCGCGGCGACCGAAGAGCTTTCCGCGGGGGTGCAGAACATCGTCGCCACCGCCGAAGAGGAAACGGCCACCCTCGAAGAGATTACCGCCGTTACCGACACGATGGCGGAGGTGGCAAAGGTCCTGCGGAGTGCAGTAGAGAAGTTCAAGGTGTGA